A region from the Pithys albifrons albifrons isolate INPA30051 chromosome Z, PitAlb_v1, whole genome shotgun sequence genome encodes:
- the HINT1 gene encoding adenosine 5'-monophosphoramidase HINT1 yields MADEISKAQAARPGGDTIFGKIIRKEIPANIIYEDEQCLAFHDISPQAPTHFLVIPKKPIVRLSEAEDSDESLLGHLMIVGKKCAANLGLTNGYRMVVNEGPEGGQSVYHVHLHVLGGRQLGWPPG; encoded by the exons ATGGCTGACGAGATCAGCAAGGCGCAGGCGGCGCGCCCTGGCGGGGACACCATCTTCGGGAAGATCATCCGCAAGGAGATTCCCGCCAACATCATCTACGAGGACGAGCAG TGCCTCGCATTCCATGATATCTCACCTCAAGCTCCAACACATTTCCTAGTGATTCCTAAGAAGCCAATTGTCAGGTTGTCTGAAGCAGAAGATTCTGATgaatct cTTCTTGGGCATTTAATGATTGTTGGCAAGAAGTGTGCTGCTAACCTGGGCCTGACCAATGGATACCGGATGGTTGTGAACGAAGGGCCTGAGGGTGGGCAGTCTGTCTATCACGTACATCTCCATGTGCTGGGTGGCCGTCAGTTGGGCTGGCCTCCTGGCTAA